The sequence AAAAATGCCTTCGAGCTCGACGCGATGCTCCTCATCGCTGTTGCGGTCGCGGTAGCGCAGACCGACGACCTTCTCGCCGTTGCCGAGCACTTCGGTGGTGAGCGCCGAGGTGACCACCGTGACGTTGGGCAGGCTGCCCAGCTTCGCCTGAAGCACCGCGTCGGCGCGAAGCTGGGCGTCGAACTCGATCAGGGTCACATGCTGGACGAGTCCCGCGAGGTCGATCGCCGCCTCGACCCCCGAATTGCCGCCGCCGATCACCGCGACGCGCTTGCCCTTGAACAAGGGGCCGTCGCAGTGCGGGCAGTATGCGACGCCCTTGTTGCGATATTCGGCCTCGCCGGGGACGCCCATCTGGCGCCAGCGCGCGCCGGTCGACAGGATCACTGTCCTGCCCCTGACGCTCGCGCCGCTTTTCAGCTTCACCTCATGGAGGCCGTTCGCGCCGCCGGGGATCAGCGCGGCGGCTTCCTGCGCATTCATGACGTCGACGTCATAATCCTTCACATGCGCTTCCAGTTGCGCCGCGAGCTTCGGGCCTTCGGTGTGCTGGACCGAGACGAAGTTTTCGATGCCCAGCGTGTCGAGCAGCTGCCCGCCGAAGCGTTCGGCGACGATGCCGGTGCGGATGCCCTTGCGCGCCGCGTAAATCGCCGCCGCGGCGCCGCCGGGGCCGCCGCCGACGACGAGCACGTCGAACGGCTCTTTCGCCGCGATCTTCTCGGCCGCGCGCTGCGTCGCGCCGGTGTCGAGCTTCGCGACGATCTGCGCCAGGTCCATGCGGCCCTGTCCGAAGGGTTCGCCGTTCAGGAACACGGCGGGCACCGCCATTACCTGACGGCGTTCGACCTCGTCCTGAAACAGCGCACCGTCGATCGCGGTGTGGCGGATGTTTGGATTGAGCGCCGCCATGATGTTGAGCGCCTGCACGACATCGGGGCAATTCTGGCACGAGAGCGAAAAGAAGGTTTCAAAGGTGAAATCGCCTTCCAGGGCGCGCACCGCATCGAGCAGTTCGGCGTCTTCCCTGGGCGGGTGGCCGCCGACGTGGAGCAAGGCGAGGATCAGCGAGGTGAACTCATGCCCCATTGGCAGGCCCGCGAACACGGCCTCGGCCTTCCCGTCATCGCCGCGGATCGCGAAGGAGGGGCGGCGTGCATCGTCGCCGTCGAAACGCGCGGTCACGAGGTCCGACTGCGCCGCAACCTCTTCGACAAGGCTGCGCATCTCGGCCGACTTGGGCGAGGCGTCGAGGCTTGCGATCAGCTCGATCGGACGGCGGAGGTTGCCGAGATAGGATTTGAGCTGGGCGGCCGTGTTGGCGTCGAGCATCGGCATGGGGAGAGGCTTTCGGACAGGAGCAAGGGTTCGCCGCGCGGGGGACACGACGAGCGTTATTGGTTTTCTGAGGGTGCAAGGACCGGGCGAGCGCCGCCCGCCCGGTCCTGCCAATCGGTCGGCTTAGATCTTGCCGACGAGTTCGATCGAGGGGGCGAGCGTTTCGGCGCCTTCTTCCCACTTCGCCGGGCAGACCTGGCCGGGGTTGGCGCGGACATGGACCGCGGCCTTGATCTTGCGGACCAGTTCCTCGGCGTTGCGGCCGACGCCTTCGCAGGTGATTTCCATCACCTGGATCACGCCGTCGGGATCGACGACGAAGGTTGCGCGGTCGGCAAGGCCCGAATCTTCGCGCAGCACGCCGAAATTGTTGGCGAGGACGTGGTTCTGGTCGCCCAGCATGTGATAGCTGATCTTGCCGATCGCCGGCGAGCTGTCGTGCCACGCCTTGTGGCTGAAATGCGTGTCGGTCGACACGGCATAGACTTCGACGCCAAGGGCCTTCAGCGTTTCATACTGGTCGGCGAGGTCTTCGAGCTCGGTGGGGCAGACGAAGGTGAAATCGGCCGGATAGAAGAAGAAAACCGCCCATTTGCCCTTCACATCGGCGTCGGTCACGGGGACGAACTTGCCCTGGTGATAGGAGGTGGCGTTGAACGGCTTGATCGAGCTTCCGATGATACCCATGGGAGAGTGTTTCCTTTATTGCTGCTGATTGCTGCACTGCAAAAATACTTGCAGGGGCCAGCTATGCCGAGCGGCCGCCGCACTCAACCCCAATTTTCCGGGCACACTTATCGAAGCAATCGATTAGCGCGATGAATCTTTGATGCATCCATGATTAAAACGTCATCCCGGCGAAGGCCGGGATGACGAGGAGGGGTATGCGGCGTTTCGCCCTAGCGTGGGGCACCCTGCACAGCGGTCATCAGGTCGATCACCTCGGCATCGAAACGGTCGGGCGCGCCGGGGGTGATCTTGCGGAACCGCCGCGCGCAATAGGCAGCGCGTGGACCGAGTTCGCGGACGCCGCGAAAGTTGAGCGCGGTCCCCGCCGCGCCGCCGGCGAGGTCGGGCATATCAGTCATCACCGCGCGCACCGTGAAGACCGCGCCGGGTCGAACCTCGGGCGGATAGCGCGCGTGCCGACTGATGCACAGCGCCAGGTCATCCACTCGCCAATCATCCGTCATTATCGACCCTCCCGCAGCGTTCACCAGGGTGGTTGCGCCCAAGCTATCACAAGTTGGCGCGCGGCGCGACGCCATTTGGCCGCTGGCAAAGTCACGGCACGCCGATTAGGAGCGGACGGTGTTCGGACGGGCAACGGAGCGCAGCATGACCCCCACCGCAAAAATCCTCCTCTTGGGCTCGGGCGAGCTGGGGCGCGAGTTCGTGATTTCGGCGAAGCGGCTCGGCTGCCATGTCGTCGCGTGCGACAGCTATGCGGGCGCGCCCGCGATGCAGGTCGCCGACGAAAATGAGGTGTTCTCGATGCTCGACGGCGACGCGCTGCGCGCCGCGATCGAAAGGCACCGCCCGGACCATATCGTGCCCGAGGTTGAGGCGATCCGCACCGAAATCCTTGCCGAAGTCGAGGCCGAGGGCTTTCATGTCGTCCCCTCGGCGCGCGCGGCGCAACTGACGATGAACCGCGACGCGATCCGCGACCTCGCCGCGCGCGAGCTGGGCCTCAGGACATCGACCTTCGAATATGCCGAGACGCGCGAGGAACTCGCCGCCGCGGCGGCGCGCATCGGCTTTCCGCTGGTCGTCAAGCCCGTCATGTCGTCGTCGGGCAAGGGACAGAGCACGGTCAGGGATGCAGACGGCATCGGCGCCGCATGGGATTATGCCGCCGCCGGGATGCGCGGCGATCGCCTCCGCGTCATCGCCGAGGCGTTCGTCGATTTCGATTATGAGATCACCTTGCTCACCGTGCGGCACAAGGGCGGCGTGACCTTCTGCCCGCCGATCGGGCACCGGCAGGAACGCGGCGACTATCGCGAAAGCTGGCAGCCCGCGGCAATGTCGGGCGCCGCGCTGGCGGCGGCCGAGGATATGGCCACCAGGGTCGTCGATGCGCTCGGCGGTTACGGCATTTTCGGCGTCGAGTTTTTCGTGAAGGGCGACGAGGTCATCTTCTCCGAACTCAGCCCGCGCCCGCACGACACGGGCATGGTGACGCTGATCTCGCAGGATTTGTCGGAGTTCGATCTCCATGCGCGCGCTATCCTCGGCCTGCCGGTCCCCGCGATCGCGGTTCCGCACGCGAGCGCGAGCGCGGTGCTGCTCGCCGACCGCGACGCGCGCGACTTCGCGATCACCGGTCTCGCCGATGCGCTGACGCCGCCCGATGCCGAAACCTCGGTCGACGCGCGCATCTTTGGCAAGCCCGTCACGCGGCCCTGGCGCCGCATGGGCGTGGCGCTGGCGAAGGTCGCGGGCGGGACGACCGACGACGCACGGACGGCGGCCGTGGCGGCGGCGGGGAAGCTGGGGATCGATTACCGATGACCGTCGCGATCCGCCGTCTCGGCTCCGGCGACGTGGCCGCAATGCGCGCCCTCAACGCGCTGTATGCCGACGCCTTCGACGATCCGGCAACCTATCGCCGCGATCGTCCCGACGACGCATGGCTGGCGCGCCAGCTTGCCAAGGATGCGGTCATCCTGCTTGTCGCCGAGATGGACGGCAACATCGTCGGCGGCCTCACCGCCTATGAGCTGCCCAAGCTGGAGGCGGCGCGCAGCGAAATCTATCTTTACGATCTCGCGGTCGATGCCGCGCACCGCCGCCGCGGCATCGCCACCGCGCTGATCGCGGAGCTTCAGCATATCGCCGCCGATACCGGCGCCTGGGCGGTGTTCGTGCAGGCCGACTATGCCGACCCGCCCGCAATCGCCCTCTACACCAAGCTCGGCGTGCGCGAGGAAGTTCTGCATTTCGACCTGCCCCCGCGGCCGCGCGGCGGATAGGAAGAAAGCGGGAACATCGCGCTAGGCCGCTCGCATCGCCGCTGCTACACCCCGCGCCATGTCCGAGAAGAATCATCTCTATCTGGTCGATGGCTCCAGCTACATCTTCCGCGCCTATCACCGCCTACCGCCGCTCACGAACCCAAAGGGCGTGCCCGTCGGCGCGGTCTATGGCTATACGACGATGCTGTGGAAGCTGGCGAAGGATCTGCACGACGCCGACGGGCCGACGCACCTTGCCGTCATCCTCGACCATTCGAGCCAGTCGTTCCGCAACGAAATCTACGATCAGTACAAGGCGAACCGGCCCGAGCCGCCCGAAGATCTGGTCCCGCAATTCCCGCTGATCCGCGACGCGACCCGCGCCTTTTCGCTGCCGTGCATCGAGATGGAAGGGTATGAGGCCGACGACCTGATCGCTTCCTATGCCGAGGCCGCGGTGCGCGAAGGGTGGGACGTCACCATCGTGTCGTCGGACAAGGATCTGATGCAATTGATCCGCGAACCCGCCGATGGCCCGCACGTCGACATGCTCGACACGATGAAGAATGTGCGGATGGGGATCGACGCGGTGAA is a genomic window of Sphingopyxis sp. FD7 containing:
- the ahpF gene encoding alkyl hydroperoxide reductase subunit F, translated to MLDANTAAQLKSYLGNLRRPIELIASLDASPKSAEMRSLVEEVAAQSDLVTARFDGDDARRPSFAIRGDDGKAEAVFAGLPMGHEFTSLILALLHVGGHPPREDAELLDAVRALEGDFTFETFFSLSCQNCPDVVQALNIMAALNPNIRHTAIDGALFQDEVERRQVMAVPAVFLNGEPFGQGRMDLAQIVAKLDTGATQRAAEKIAAKEPFDVLVVGGGPGGAAAAIYAARKGIRTGIVAERFGGQLLDTLGIENFVSVQHTEGPKLAAQLEAHVKDYDVDVMNAQEAAALIPGGANGLHEVKLKSGASVRGRTVILSTGARWRQMGVPGEAEYRNKGVAYCPHCDGPLFKGKRVAVIGGGNSGVEAAIDLAGLVQHVTLIEFDAQLRADAVLQAKLGSLPNVTVVTSALTTEVLGNGEKVVGLRYRDRNSDEEHRVELEGIFVQIGLIPNTEWLGDAVALSDRGEIEVDARGATSQPGIFAAGDATTVPYKQIVIAMGEGSKASLSAFDHLIRSRG
- the ahpC gene encoding alkyl hydroperoxide reductase subunit C; amino-acid sequence: MGIIGSSIKPFNATSYHQGKFVPVTDADVKGKWAVFFFYPADFTFVCPTELEDLADQYETLKALGVEVYAVSTDTHFSHKAWHDSSPAIGKISYHMLGDQNHVLANNFGVLREDSGLADRATFVVDPDGVIQVMEITCEGVGRNAEELVRKIKAAVHVRANPGQVCPAKWEEGAETLAPSIELVGKI
- the purT gene encoding formate-dependent phosphoribosylglycinamide formyltransferase, which translates into the protein MTPTAKILLLGSGELGREFVISAKRLGCHVVACDSYAGAPAMQVADENEVFSMLDGDALRAAIERHRPDHIVPEVEAIRTEILAEVEAEGFHVVPSARAAQLTMNRDAIRDLAARELGLRTSTFEYAETREELAAAAARIGFPLVVKPVMSSSGKGQSTVRDADGIGAAWDYAAAGMRGDRLRVIAEAFVDFDYEITLLTVRHKGGVTFCPPIGHRQERGDYRESWQPAAMSGAALAAAEDMATRVVDALGGYGIFGVEFFVKGDEVIFSELSPRPHDTGMVTLISQDLSEFDLHARAILGLPVPAIAVPHASASAVLLADRDARDFAITGLADALTPPDAETSVDARIFGKPVTRPWRRMGVALAKVAGGTTDDARTAAVAAAGKLGIDYR
- a CDS encoding AAC(3)-I family aminoglycoside N-acetyltransferase, producing MTVAIRRLGSGDVAAMRALNALYADAFDDPATYRRDRPDDAWLARQLAKDAVILLVAEMDGNIVGGLTAYELPKLEAARSEIYLYDLAVDAAHRRRGIATALIAELQHIAADTGAWAVFVQADYADPPAIALYTKLGVREEVLHFDLPPRPRGG